The nucleotide window GAGTTCGTCATCGACTTCTTCCGTTCCGTGCCAGCGTCCGCACTCTTTCCCGCGTTCATGCTCTTCCTCGGAATCGGCGACACCGCGAAAGTGTCAGTCGTCACCTTCTCCTGCCTGCTGGTCATCATACTCTATACAATCTACGGTGTGCGGAACTGCAGCGAGCACCGCAAAAGGGTGGCCAAGGTGCTGAGGGCCGGCAGGATGGCAACGTTTGCCAAGGTTATACTGCCTGATTCGCTCCCGCACATCTTCGCCGGCATCAGGATAAGCGTGTCCATCGCGCTGGTTCTGGTTGTCGTGACTGAGATGTTCATTGGTACAAAGCACGGAGTCGGTCGCCTGATCTACGATTCGCAGCTCATGTTCCGAGTGCCGACGATGTATGGGG belongs to candidate division WOR-3 bacterium and includes:
- a CDS encoding ABC transporter permease; protein product: MAGPLVLLLLWAAVSYTGLANRVLLPSPSDVFRAVVQIVRTMSFWQDLAATLYRLVAGFGPAAVLGTAIGLALGASRKASDSLEFVIDFFRSVPASALFPAFMLFLGIGDTAKVSVVTFSCLLVIILYTIYGVRNCSEHRKRVAKVLRAGRMATFAKVILPDSLPHIFAGIRISVSIALVLVVVTEMFIGTKHGVGRLIYDSQLMFRVPTMYGAILITGVLGYAINKGFVALETRVLHWTGK